Part of the Henckelia pumila isolate YLH828 chromosome 2, ASM3356847v2, whole genome shotgun sequence genome is shown below.
taaagctctgcatactgtgtcaaagtatagttagtcctcaccggcaagaaatgagctgacttggtgagtctatccacaatcacccaaatcgctgtgcaacctctggcactcctcggcaagccaaccacaaagtccatcgtaatattctcccatttccattccggaatgggaagaggtctaagaagtcctgctggacgctgatgctctgctttgacttgctgacaagtcaagcactctgacaccactctcccgatgtcactcttcataccaggccaccaatacaatagctgcaagtctttgtacatcttcgtacttccggggtgaatggagtacggagatgcgtgAGCCTCTGTCAAAATCTCCGCtcgcaactgatcgacgttcggtacccacatcctaccacggtactgaacgatgccatcctccactgtatacaagagattacctctagcctcatctctctgtctccatcgctgtaactcctcatcagtggactgtccctctctaatccgatctctcaaaactggctgcaccgccaacactgacaagctcggtgcatggccgctcggatagcactccaaaccaaatctctgaatctcggtctgtagtggtaactgcacagtcaaacatgataccactgacgacttccgactcaaagcatctgccactacattagctttacccggatggtagctaatgtcacaatcatagtccttcacaagctcaagccatctgcgctgcctcatgttcaactccttctgggtgaagaagtacttgaggctcttgtggtcggtgaaaatcttgcacttctcgccgtaaagatagtgcctccaaattttcaacgcaaataccactgctgcaagctctaaatcatgcgtcggatagttctgctcatgaatcttcaactgtcgcgacgcatatgcgataactctgccactctgcataagcactgcgcctaaacctagtttagacgcgtcggtgtacaccactaactcctcatgtggcactgtcatagctaacaccggtgctgaagtaagtgcatccttcagctgatcaaaactcctctgacaatctggactccaactatacttcacgttcttcttggtcaaggaagtcaagggtactgcaatagaagaaaagcccttgatgaacttcctatagtatcctgctaaacccaagaagctacgaatctccgaagcattctttggaatcccccaatctcTCACTGCCTgtaccttggactgatccactgcaatcccgtctctagaaataatgtggcctagaaacgccacctgctccaaccaaaactcacacttactgaacttcgcaaacagtcgatgctccctcaaagtctgcaaggctgtatgcaaatgctgcgtgtgctcctcaatgctcctcgagtagatcaatatgtcatcaatgaatacaatgacaaactgatctagatacggctggaagacacgatgcataagatccataaacactgctggagcattggttaacccaaagggcatcaccaagaactcatagtgtccatatcgtgtcctaaaggcagtcttagacacgtctgaatctctgaccctcagctgatggtaaccagatcgcagatcgatcttggagaataccgaagctccctgcaactgatcgaataaatcctctatcctcggtagtggatacttattcttcactgtgactctgttgagctctcggtagtcaatgcacaatctcatgctaccgtccttcttcttcacaaacaacactggagctccccatggagaaaagctagggcgaacaaaacccttctccaacagctcctgaatctgctccttcaactctctcatctctgtaggagcaagtcgatacggtgccttagagataggcacagtatccggcaacaactcaatactgaactccacctctctcactggtggaactcctgccacatcgtcaggaaaaacatctggatagtcacgtaccacatctatatctgataaagatctgctagaaacatctgaggtagtgaccacactagccagaaaaccctgacatccattgcgcaacagtttcctcgcacgaacaaatgatatcatctgaggaatactgctagactgagatgcaaagaaagtaaacatctccccTCCTGCTGGCTCACTGTCACTGTCCTACGCCGGAAATCAATCGatgctccattaactgatagccagtccatacccaaaatcatgtcaaacccagtcaatggaagaaccactagatctgctcgaatggagtgtccctgcaactccaatgccagatccctgacgacactagtggtagtgataatctgtccggatggcatggtaacatcgtaaccactgtctacaacctctggtgtaatgcctatccgtctgataaaatcccgggagataaacgaatgcgtggctcctgaatctagcaacgcaaacgtggagttgcctccaactagaattctccctgcatgcagaagattcccaacaattcataccactatgctcccaaggttaaaacactaaaatccttaattctaatcacaaagaaacaaaattcttattctagcatgctgataattaaactCATGTAACAGGCATTCAGTTATAATTGCAattaaacaaaagcaaagaattgaaaaagttctaggggttaagtataccggtgatcaaggaggtatctggatctgcctcctcagcctgcataacataaactcgcccactgacattctgcctctgcgggcagttggcaatctgatgccctggctccttgcagcgatagcagactcctgctcccaaaagacactgcccggaatgcatcttctggcacttcggacacactggatatctccctggagtaggggccccgcccctagtctgctgctgtggcttcccctgaggcctctgctgattcgggcccttagatggccctgtagactgcttcttcgcaggtggctgcgaagaaggtcgctgatacccagtctgaacaaactgcctcttaccctgctgttgctccctctggatcgctctccgaccctcctccgAACGCAAAGCCcggctgactgcagactcatatgtaaaaaCGTCTGCCATGCGTACATCGTGCCTGATCTCTgccttcaggccctcaacaaactgtcgcagcttctcctgcggactctcagcaatcatgggcacgaaacggcagcccctctcaaactggctcacgTAATCCACCACAGATcggtccccctgacggagactcatgaactcacggatcatgcgactgcgcacgtcctcagtaaaatacttggcgtagaagatacgcctaaactcaaCCCACGTCAATGTCGGTAGATGGACCCctctaactgcaccctcccaccatgaggctgcatcgcctcgcatcatatatgtagcacagctcaccctgtcggtgtctgtgatccccatgtagtcaaagatggactcaagtgagcgaatccatccctcagccaccaacggatcggtggtccccaaaaactccttaggccccttcttctggaacctctcggcgacgtcctcctcgtgggacagtctgggacgggcagcctgctgctccagcaaggcagtaatacccgccatcatagtggcactggcctgctccagtgctgtaaTAGGGTGCTgttgaggtggcggtggaggtggaggtggaggtcccccacgtcggttcactggtctgggaggcattctgcaccaccacatatttatttacgtaaatcgccttgcataactaagtgtttaaaaaattaaggctaacttaaattctagaaatttaaatcatactataaacattaaaacttacagaccggtagcgtggatttctgagctagcatagcagtagtgacccctccaaggaccgtgctctgataccaactgaaacgaccctaactctctaataaataaatatgcggaaatttttttttttttttttactactaaataaatataagtacatatatgcccatacatatatgcaccaaataaaaatactaaaaataaattcatgactaaataaataaataattttaatacttaaataaaatgcattcttaaaaaaaataattaaacaactgagtcaaccctagaattaaaaatatactgcataaataaaataaatagcaatgtgcatgcactaaaaatatttaaatgaaatatttccataaacctcaaccactaaaaataataaaaggttTCATGACACTCaagcacggtgactcagaagctgtcacggtcacggggctactgtaGCACAGCTCATagatcctcaccaccggtaggagtaacctgctcctctacgtactcacctgcaccatatcagtgtagtgagcctagaggcccaacatgcatactaacaagggtttaaaataatttaaaacactaaactactaatacatacatatacatgaatgagtaTGCTTCAAAATTTCTAACTTAAATtacataattaaacatacatacatacataatatcatacatacataagttgttgagcatttgtTTTCTGAACATcgtatggtcctatccgtaagtgtgacccatagtgcgactgatcagtctaggaaaccatcgtacgaggctggtggcgaaccacccatacataaatggccacactacttcaatttccacctaaaatatttttatttgctcaaccatagaatttcaatcatagcataaaaattgatttcatgaatgcatgtacttaaataaattgtgtgtccttcatttatatttaatttattttctaatatcatataaatattcaaataacttttcatgcataaaaataattaaatataaactcaggacacatgcaatttctcatggtttgattcagctgctggccctagacatgcaagcccaataacttaagacgtggcccaataaatcaaccaaagcccattaagactaaattaggcccaataacactgtccctggcccaatgggcccaaaagcccaataacaggcccaataactttcatgggctcccaagcccataaaaatttctggccaacttaaaaatttaacaaaaaaaattattaaaagcccaaaaataattaaattaacccaaataatttaatgaagcccaaataaattaaatggtactaattaaatttttgggaatttaattagcccatttaactcctaattaacttaaaaacttaaaaataaaaatacccgagcccaattaaaataacccggacccggacccacttaacttgacccacattattttagacccgacccggccCCTCGACCCGACCCGAATGCCATCTGAAACCCTAGACCCGTGCCCCTAATCCCTATTcttctcggccgtgagcagcaggccatcttggcctgctgccggccagctccggccgcccctggccggggcgccgccgcccggacgtagcccacgtccgggcggacctagCCTGACCAGtcccccagccccatgcactCCCTAACACCAAGGCCGAAGCCTCCTATCCGAGCCCCAGTTCTGCGCCGTCTGCACCAACCATGACAAAAACCCCACGGCCGAGCCCTTCTCAGCCCCAAGCCTTGCCATGGCTCGACCCTTAGGCACCCTAGGGCACCTCTGGAACACTCGCCAACAGCCGAACCAAACATGGAGAGGGGAAACGTGAGCATGCAACACTAATGTCAAAACCGAGAGCAAGTAAGGAGGAAAAATCGAAAAGCTTGAtgtcaaaaaatataaattctgaTGTTACACACCCACACGCATACATATACTGATAtgagtttaaaaaaaatggataaaaacatgcctttcaccgaaggaCGAAGATAAACAAGCGTGAGACAacttccgggacgacgggacgacgagcaacTTGAAGCTTCGAAGAAAAATGGTTATGGAGTCTAGGAGGTGCCTTGaaccgatgaagaagatgatgatggggTGTCGGCTGCTTGGGAGGAAGGAGAGATGTCGGCTAATGCTAGGGTTTTGGGTAGAATAGGTTAAATTTTtggtttaattaaaatataagctaactaattaaataaagaggttttaaaaataaataataaacaacttaaactcttaaaaatctgataacctaattaaaaatctcgaaatataattttagggaaattttaaaaatactaaaaagtcaatgttttgactaattttggataaaaatgacccctaaaattaaataaaattaaatacttaaaattttggggtaataaaactcaaaataatattttaaggctccaaaaaggctcctaaaataatttgggtggaaagtcgtcatctcgtccgtccatggtcccgtctacgcgattaaataataaaatactaaaaaaaatcataaaaatcactaattatgggttaaatgcttaaaaataaattaaatcatgcacaaataattcacataattatttaacccataaatcataaatttaactaattaaatatcctaattatgcatgcgaatttacgtatttaaaaataccgggtgttacaattattTGTAAcaccccactgtatcaagacaggtcttttcagcgtgcttatgtcctcactcacacgcacctggaaaacttcccagggggtcacccatcctataattgccccaagtcaagcacgcttaactttggaattcttatgtgatgagctcccgaaaagaagatgcaccttcttgatatgagcagtacatatgaaatcttttatgccctcctcaactatgtagtcccatacctacacagtctcagaatcccctctcattccggcacgagatcggttcattcatgtctccctccgcctagaagcctactaggagccgctcattgtccgtgcaacctcttggcaccggcgatcactccctgcctcctcagccccgggcgtcacatgcccaccagcttccgcttggttcgtccccgaaccataccgtactaagagaggtcggctctgataccatttgtaacaccccactgtatcaagacaggtcttttcagcgtgcttatgtcctcactcacacgcacctggaaaacttcccagggggtcacccatcctataattgccccaagtcaagcacgcttaactttggaattcttatgtgatgagctcccgaaaagaagatgcaccttcttgatatgagcagtacatatgaaatcttttatgccctcctcaactatgtagtcccatacctacacagtctcagaatcccctctcattccggcacgagatcggttcattcatgtctccctccgcctagaagcctactaggagccgctcattgtccgtgcaacctcttggcaccggcgatcactccctgcctcctcagccccgggcgtcacatatTCGGTCTATAATTGagtatttttagaaaaaaaaatagtgatatATATGATGTTCACTTATTTTTTGGACGAGACTTTAGACTCTGTGCTACTAAACCAGTTTTTTAGAGGTACATAAGTATTGAGCTGAGTACAAATATTTATGTATTGAATTATTATCTGTCATATGATGTATTTTTATCATGTCATGTATGTATGAACATGGTAATCGGAATGCATTCATGGGtaaaaaaattactaaatacACATTTATTACTGAAAATCGaaacttaactaagctaattttttttgtaaaaaaatcataatctaACTTGAAATCAAATGAATGAACGTGCAAGTTCTTGGAGATGAAATGACTCTTTCACTATAATAACTTGGCCAACTTTTTCACTAGAATAGGTTCAAAATTGGTCCCCCACCCTCCTGCTGATAACATACATAAGCACGAGTGTCGAGATTTAGCTATAGAATGTAAGAATTCGACGTGGACATAAAAGCAAAGTTTTAAATGAAACATATGAAACGAGGTAAACTAAGAACATATCAAAATAGTGCCAATAAAACGGTGTGTTGATAATTTTTCTGGGTGTAGAAGTTCTTTCTAGCCGTCGAACGGAATTAGCTATACATTAGTCCTCATCTAACTTGTCTAGATTGTGAGCCACCATGTAGGTATGGCTACCTCATTCAATACACGTGACAAATCTACCTTCTAGATTTGTCATGCAGCAACTACAAAAACGTTACATAATAGGCAACAGTTTTTGCATAAAGAGTAAGACTAAATCGTTTATTTCTTCATGGCTTCTTCCCTACAGCTGCCAACACGGTGGTGGAATCAAGGTTCTGATAAACATGATTCTGATCCGATttctatattattatttatgctACAAGGCAATAAAGTTTTTTGGATGATGTACACTAAATTTAGAGGAATACTCCACAGTTGTGTAGCATTGCATAGATCTCATTCTATAGATATTTCCATGAAACACAATCATATGAACGGACAAATAAATATTTATCCCAATGTAATGTAAATCATAACTCATTTCAAATGTTAATATCCTCCATATGTTTGCAGTTTGCATGATACTGAAAATAAAGCCAAGCCCCAGTATTGAATACAAACACAtaaatctgattttttttcctGCAAAATATATGCACCAATGACACATTGTAAAttcaaatgaatgcatgaaacagtaaattgaaaatcaaGTGAACGTGCATCCCAAATATCCACCCAAAGTGGAGGGTACAAAATTGAAAGAGAAAAGTTCTATCAAGCATCCATCCACATTTTACTAAGCAAATCAGCAACATTATGTTTATGGGGTTCTTTTAACCAAAGAAAAACTCTGAAATAGAAAGTTCCTCCAAAATTCTTCCCTTGCAAGCCAATCTATTGTTGTCTCCATTTACGTCCCTGCAGGGGAAAAAAACGAGTGTGAATAAAAAATAGAATGTTCCAGAGGAGTGATTTACGTTAGGCACATATGTGATTATGCCTTCTACATTTACATGGAACCTTGGACAGTGCAAAAAATTTTTCTTGTCTGATTGATAGTTAGGATAACAAGAAAAAGCATAAAATCCAGCAGTCAGTAGACAAAAACACATCTTGTGGTCATATTCCaggttaaaaagaaaaaaaactgaTATCTGGTCAACTAAAAAATCTGGAACTAAAATTGATTATCATGGAGGATATCATCAGCCAAGCTATGTGATGGAAGCTCTTTAATGTCCATATAATACCGATATTCAGGATGATCACCACAGACATCAATTACTTATCATCTTTCCCACCATGTTTTCCATAAGAAGTGAACTATttttgtttcaagaataacaaaaaattTGAATGCTTTAGCCCTGTGAAAGAAACTTGAAAGAACTGGTTCCTGTTTTGTGTTCGTAGGATTAGCCTTCCAAAGTACGATTATGGCTTTCATTTGACATTTTAACTAATGTCATTTTAGATGTAAAAGAACAAAGGAGGATATAGACATGTAGTGTTGAAAGTGCTCACAATATTTGAAGGTAAATTGAGAGGGGTTGTGCGTCTATGTAACTCATTCAACCACTGCATCTACTTTCAAGCTGCTTCAATAATCTGTAATCTCCCCTGTACAATAGACAAAACCAACACCATGGTTACTGGTTAGCCAAATTCAATTTTGTTTTAATAGGCATGCCACTTGAATTAAACATGTTGTACCTGAACATAAAACTGATTGTGATGAACCAAGAATTCACTACTCGTTATGGAAGCACCATTGCTAGGTTTGGGCAGTCACTGATATTCAAATTCGGATGGGATCTCAAGTTTATAGGCACATTTGTCAAACTTGGGCAACCatgaattctgaaattttgaagGCGAGGCATGACATCAACTGTATTTGTGAATTCCCAGTTGATCAATTTATCCATGTTTTCTACTTCGAAAGATTCCAATGATGGGAACTTCTCTGTACCATAAAAATTCTCATCGATCAACTCCAAAACAGGCAGATTCGATATACAAAAAAACTCTAGGGAAGGAAGCTGTCCAAGAGGTGGAAGACTATCACAATACTTGAGCCCTGCCAAGTGAATGCGCGTAATTTTGCGACTTGGATCACTGAGCCAAGTTGGATAGAATCTTCCACAATACTTCTTAATGGCCAATTCTTTCAAATTTTGATGAGGCCGAAGATTTGCGAGAACCGAATCCTGTAGATTTTGTGCCTGTTCTAGAGAACCCTGAGAAACATTTCCCAAATCCACCCATTGTAGCTCGAGATTGTCCAAGAACAGCTTCTCGTGCAGCTTGGCCTCAATGGCGTCTGCAACATCTGTGACTTGATCCATGTTTTTAATGCAGAGTGAGTGATCCCCTCAGTGAATTCATATTGCTTATTTGTGCGATACCATTTTCCTTTTTGTCTCCGACTATGAACGCAGAAAGAGCTTGGAGTTCAGTTAGCCTTCCAAAATTTGGTGGCATATGGACAAGCTGTTCTTTTATATCCAAATCCAGATGTCGTAATTTGGAGAGATTTTTTGTGTCTTCAGGCAATGCTGTAATTCGAGTGCAATTTTTGAGTTTCAGCGTTTGTAAAACCAAAAGATGACATATGGAGTTTGGTACTCTTGAAATCTTGTTTTCTGAGAGATTAAGATATCGAAGAAACTTCAAGGGCTTAGAAGAACTGATGGTGAATTCACTAAGGCCAATTCGAGTCAGATCCAACACCCGCAAAGATCGCAAATGGGAGAAAAAATCATTATCTAGCAGTCCCCCATCAGcaccattcttattgatcatcAAAAATGTCCTCAACCTTTCATTTTTCTCCGAGGCCTTCAGATGTATTGGATTCAAACTATCTCGAAGCATCGACAAGTGACAAGTATTTCCAAATAAAGGGTAGTCATCTGACATGTCAATGACTTGGAAGCATATATCACTAGAAACCATTTGTGACATGTCATGGATGAGATCATGCATTTTGTAGACAGTTTCATTCCTTGCATTTGTATCTTGTTCGAAGAACGACCTCAAATAAAGATCATCGAAATACTTGCTTCCTATGTCTTCCAATCTCATTCCTTCTATGGGTCGGATGAACCCCTCTGCCATCCACAAAAGAACGAGTTCCTCAACTTCAAACTCGTGATTTTTGGGAAAAAGAGAACAATATGCAAAACATTTTTGTAGCGGCGGGGGAAGATGGAGAAAACTAAGCATCAAAGCCGGGAATATTTTGTCTTCTGGCAAGTTCCACAGCTTACTGTTCAGTATACAAAGCCACTGGTCTTCGCTGGATCCTGAATTTGACAATAAACTTCCCAATGTCTTGGCAGCCAAAGGCAAACCTTTGCATTTTTTCGCAATCTCTTTGCCGATAGATTTCAAATTCTCTTGTTCCTCTACGGAGAATAACATTCTCCGTTTCATCAAATCCCAACAGTGCTTGTCCGATAAATGTTGGAGAGAATGTGTTTTATAAGATCTAACAGATGATGAAACTTTGGCACTTCTTGTGGTCACAATTATTTTACTTCCTTTGGCACCATATCTTAAAGGAAGGTAAAATTCGTCCCAATCATCGTTATTTTCAGTCCAACAATCGTCCAAGACAAGCAAAAATTTAAACCCCCTAATTGACTCTTGAAGAAGGACTTGAACAGAATTCAAGTCGGACAAAGTGCAACTATTCCCTGTCAAAGCTTCTATCATATATTTTGTGATCTTAATCAAATCAAAGTTCATCGAAACAGTGACCCACATTTTCTTCTGAAAATTGGAGTTTACCAAATCATCATTGTAAACCAATTTCGCAAGGGTTGTCTTACCGATTCCAGCCATCCCCACTAGCGACATTACCGAAAAGTTACCCATTTCTGGTTCATTTGCGAGCAAATTGATAACACAAGCTAGTTGTTCAGCTTCCCTCCCAATAACATTATTCTCATCGATCAGTGAACTAGTGGATATAAAGTCATGTATAGGCGACACAATGCTGAATCTATTTTTCATGCTTTCAATCATCAGTAGTCTCTCCATTTCTTTAGCAAGAAGTTCCAACTTCTTGTACAATACATTTATGTCATGAGGTAGCGTCAAAGTAGTTGATGAAAGAACAATTTTACGAACCTCGTCTCTTTCAGCGGTTCCCACAGAACCGAAGGTGGAGAGATGTAACGAGATGTCATCTAGAAGAGCATCGGCATCGTAAGAAAGTTTTTTGATATCTTCGAACCATGTTTTCCAAGCATTGCTTCCTCTCGTAAACCTCAACGGACTACACTCCACGCTATCTACCAAATCTTGAACCATGAACATAGTTCTTTGCAACTTTCGGAGCTCATCATCAACACCCAATATCAGTTTTATTTCATTCCACGCGTACGACCCGAATGATGCCAACCTCTCCAATGCGAACGCAAATGGAGCCGACCCAATGCAAGCCGTTAAAAGCTCAGCAGCCATATTCTTGGTCAAAAAATCAAGAAGGGAGTTTTGCCACCATGGAGTTCCCGATCGAAGGGGAGTTTTGCCAATGGAGGAATTTTTGCCCGATGGTGTAGGTACTTTAGAAATTATAAATCTTTCTTCACTCTTTAGCAGCCATATCTTTAATTTTCTTGACCCAAATATGCCACAATGGAGTTGCCGATGAACAGTATTGCAGTTTTGCTTATGGAGGGAGTTCGAGTTTTGCCCAAGGTACTGTACGGACTATTCAAATTAGATAACTTTTTATTATTAGTGGCTTAAcaacaaaatttaatattatcccAAGTTTTACTTTGCATATATAGAAATATTTGACAATTACTtttacaaaaaatataaattattgagatgtaaaaaaaaaattgattgtgAACACGTTGTTATTCGAGTGGACAATGGATCCATGAGATCCACCTATCCGGGTGGTCAACCCATCCGAGCAGACGACTTACAGACGATTTTGGTTGGGAATAAATCTAGCAAGCGAACTAGATCAAATTAtagtaaattaataatatttaaatactaggatataaattattttaatttaatccagactaaataaaataagtgatttttttatgaatagTTAAACTAATTGAGATAAAGGAAATTATTCTAAAGCAAATATCTTAAATATTAAACGGCGGTTTAAGTTCAAgacaaattcaaatttcaagaaaatgacTGAGAACACAACGGTATCAAACATCAAATTATTTATAAGTATTGGACTTAATTAAGAAATAATTGTCTAAAATAACGACGAAATttcttatattaaattttaatatatttctagaattaataaTTTCATTTACAAATGACAatccaattatttttaattgaatataatttaaacaaaaaacTCACTTAACAACTatagaatttcaaattttttcctAAAATCGTACGCTGAAACTAGGTATTATTTCTAGTCGGCTTAACCATATATTTctcaatatttattttttaacctATTTTCATTCTATTATCTTTCGAGTCAAGATCTAAAACATGATATTAATTGGTCAGATTAAAAGCAAGAAATCTATGCGAATATTAATCAAGAGCATAAA
Proteins encoded:
- the LOC140878483 gene encoding putative disease resistance protein RGA3; translated protein: MAAELLTACIGSAPFAFALERLASFGSYAWNEIKLILGVDDELRKLQRTMFMVQDLVDSVECSPLRFTRGSNAWKTWFEDIKKLSYDADALLDDISLHLSTFGSVGTAERDEVRKIVLSSTTLTLPHDINVLYKKLELLAKEMERLLMIESMKNRFSIVSPIHDFISTSSLIDENNVIGREAEQLACVINLLANEPEMGNFSVMSLVGMAGIGKTTLAKLVYNDDLVNSNFQKKMWVTVSMNFDLIKITKYMIEALTGNSCTLSDLNSVQVLLQESIRGFKFLLVLDDCWTENNDDWDEFYLPLRYGAKGSKIIVTTRSAKVSSSVRSYKTHSLQHLSDKHCWDLMKRRMLFSVEEQENLKSIGKEIAKKCKGLPLAAKTLGSLLSNSGSSEDQWLCILNSKLWNLPEDKIFPALMLSFLHLPPPLQKCFAYCSLFPKNHEFEVEELVLLWMAEGFIRPIEGMRLEDIGSKYFDDLYLRSFFEQDTNARNETVYKMHDLIHDMSQMVSSDICFQVIDMSDDYPLFGNTCHLSMLRDSLNPIHLKASEKNERLRTFLMINKNGADGGLLDNDFFSHLRSLRVLDLTRIGLSEFTISSSKPLKFLRYLNLSENKISRVPNSICHLLVLQTLKLKNCTRITALPEDTKNLSKLRHLDLDIKEQLVHMPPNFGRLTELQALSAFIVGDKKENGIAQISNMNSLRGSLTLH